One region of Juglans regia cultivar Chandler chromosome 4, Walnut 2.0, whole genome shotgun sequence genomic DNA includes:
- the LOC108983232 gene encoding CRIB domain-containing protein RIC10-like has product MSPKMKGIYKSFKFISQIFVVKEREIEIGYPTDVKHVAHIGLDDQSGSAPSWMNEYKTASEFSTTSLGSLGEFRGSNSMPLSTRSSHDFEHSMRHRPACDTFKDVPPTELHNVQKKQKRKKSRSTSSSKSSLSRSSRPTKSKSDMDTSLNLQL; this is encoded by the exons ATGTCGCCCAAGATGAAAGGAATCTACAAAAGTTTCAAATTCATTTCCCAAATATTTG TTGTGAAGGAGCGTGAGATTGAAATTGGGTACCCAACAGATGTTAAGCATGTGGCACACATAGGATTGGATGACCAATCTGGCAGTGCACCTAGTTGG ATGAATGAATATAAAACAGCATCCGAGTTTTCAACGACATCGCTTGGAAGCCTTGGTGAATTTAGAGGTTCCAACTCTATGCCTCTTTCCACACGGTCTTCTCATG ATTTTGAGCATTCCATGAGACACCGACCAGCATGCGACACGTTCAAAGACGTTCCACCCACTGAACTTCATAATGTTCAAAAGAAGCAGAAGCGAAAAAAGTCCAGATCAACTTCTTCTTCCAAGTCTTCTTTGTCTAGATCCTCACGACCAACAAAGTCGAAGTCTGATATGGATACATCATTAAACCTACAACTCTAG
- the LOC108985113 gene encoding uncharacterized protein LOC108985113 translates to MGSGRNSYRTLKICCGVTTIFLITVLVVAVVLFFTVLKPKNPKIIAQPVGLENFKLQVLPVFGLNLTLGILVTVDNRNYGSFKHEASTAYVSYRGNVVAETPIEEDTIPARRKHNISTSVEITADKLLTNLDFWSDFAIGILNFTSATTLHGKASLLKLFKTKVTSYTTCDISIFIQTKRADSVCKSRVKL, encoded by the coding sequence ATGGGGAGTGGAAGAAATTCTTACAGAACCCTGAAAATTTGCTGTGGTGTCACCACCATTTTCCTCATCACTGTCTTAGTGGTGGCAGTTGTCTTGTTCTTCACCGTTTTAAAGCCTAAAAACCCCAAAATAATAGCTCAGCCTGTTGGCCTGGAAAACTTTAAACTACAAGTACTGCCAGTTTTCGGGCTAAACCTCACATTAGGGATATTGGTCACGGTTGATAATCGTAACTATGGAAGCTTCAAGCACGAGGCAAGCACTGCTTATGTGAGTTATCGTGGGAATGTCGTGGCTGAAACTCCGATAGAAGAGGACACAATTCCTGCTCGTCGGAAACACAATATAAGCACATCCGTGGAAATCACAGCAGATAAGTTATTAACAAATCTTGATTTTTGGTCTGACTTTGCTATTGGGATCCTGAATTTTACTTCGGCAACTACCCTGCATGGGAAGGCCAGCCTATTGAAGCTGTTCAAGACGAAAGTTACCAGTTATACCACCTGTGACATCTCTATCTTCATTCAAACCAAGAGAGCTGATTCTGTTTGCAAATCGAGGGTCAAGCTATAA